ATCGATGTTATTTTAAGCGGAGGAAATGTAATTCAAGAAACAAGGCTTTATGACTCGAAGGAAAATGTTACAAGGTCTATGCGCGGCAAAGAAGAAGCACACGATTACAGGTATTTCGAAGAGCCTGATTTACCGCCGTTAATTTTAGACGAAGAATTTATAGCGGAGATTAAAAATTCGATTACGGAACTGCCGCGGGCAAAAAGAGACCGATATATCAAAGAATATAATTTAACCGAATACGATGCCGAAGTATTAACTCAGGACAGGGAAATCGCATATTATTTTGAAGACTTAATAAAGGCGAGCAAAGGCAGGGTGGAGATTAAAAAAATCGCCAACTGGGTTATAAACGACCTGCTGTTCGAATTAAAAACGGTGAGGTTAGACCTCTCTGCAGATAATTTAGCATTTAAGTTAAATTCGCGGGGGGGCATGATTCCGGTTAAAAGCGAAGATTTTCTTGAGCTTATACTCGAAGTTGAATCTGGAAATATAAATAAAAATACAGGAAAGATGGTATTGGACGAGATGCTCTTGACGGGTAAAAAAGCGGCCGATATTATAAAAGAAAAAAATTTAGTTCAGGTTTCGGACGAAAAGGGCATAGAGGATATAATAAAACAGGTATTCGAAGAAAATCAAAAAGAATTGGAAGATTTAATCGGCGGGAAAGACAAGCTATTTGGTTTTTTTGTCGGAGAAGCGATGAAAAAAACAAAAGGCAAGGCTAATCCGAAGAAAGTGAACGAAATATTGAAGAAGCGGATAGAAGAGAAAAAGAACGGTTAAAAAAAGTATTAATAATAAAAAGGGGGACGGATTAGATGGCTTTTTATACT
The Candidatus Acidulodesulfobacterium ferriphilum genome window above contains:
- the gatB gene encoding Asp-tRNA(Asn)/Glu-tRNA(Gln) amidotransferase subunit GatB; the encoded protein is MSNNNYNDLQDALHSFEAVIGLEVHSQLLTKTKMFCSCQNIFGKEPNSMVCPVCLGLPGALPVINLESVRLAVKAALALNIGINKKSLFARKNYFYPDLPKGYQISQYLDPVSSNGYLTIKTDGTVEKRIRINRLHIEEDAGKLIHIGNESYVDLNRAGTPLVEIVSEPDISSAKEAVSYLKELRDILVYLGVSDGNMEEGSFRCDANVSVRKKGDAKLGTRAEVKNVNSFKFVEKAIDYEIGRQIDVILSGGNVIQETRLYDSKENVTRSMRGKEEAHDYRYFEEPDLPPLILDEEFIAEIKNSITELPRAKRDRYIKEYNLTEYDAEVLTQDREIAYYFEDLIKASKGRVEIKKIANWVINDLLFELKTVRLDLSADNLAFKLNSRGGMIPVKSEDFLELILEVESGNINKNTGKMVLDEMLLTGKKAADIIKEKNLVQVSDEKGIEDIIKQVFEENQKELEDLIGGKDKLFGFFVGEAMKKTKGKANPKKVNEILKKRIEEKKNG